Within the Halobaculum limi genome, the region GACGCGGGTCTCGCGCTCGCGGGCTACGTCTTCCTCGCGTCACTGTACGCGAGCGCGGCCGTCGGGGCCGAGGCGACGCCGCTCCCGGCGGTCGCCGGCCTCGCGTTCCCGGCAGTCGGGGGGGTCCTCATCGCCGCCGCGCACTACCTCCGTCGCTGAGGCGGTCGCTCGCTGCTCGTCGATTCTTCGACTCGTCTCGTTCGTTCGGGGTGTTCACTCTCCTCCGGCGTGTTTGGAGCCCTCGTTTGCTTCGCTCACTCGGCCTCGCTGGTTCTGTGAGCGGAGCGGCACAGGACCGCTCCGCCGTGGCTCGAGGCCTCGTTCGCTTCGCTCACTCGGCCTCGCTCGTCACGAAACCCGGAAAAGGCCGGACCGCCTATCGGGGCGCAATGACCGACAACGACCCCGATCACTCGGAGATGGACGCCATCCGCGACGCACTCGCGGACGCGACCGGCGGCGACGCCGGGCCCGCCGACACCAGCGACGGTGAGAAGGAGGGCACGTTCCTCGTCACCCACGCGGACGACGGCTCCGCCGTTCTGCGCGACATCGCCTCCGGGCAGGTGCACACGCTCTCGTCGAACCCCGGCGTCGCGGAGGGCAACGCCGTCGAAGGCGTCGTCGCACCTGACCCACCGATGAACGTCTCGTGGCAACTCGTCGAGGTCCACGAACGCCGTGAGATCACTATCGAGCGCAGCGAAGAACCACCCACCCAGCAGTCGCTCGACATCGCCGCCGACCAGGCCGTCGGCGACCTCACCCGCCGCGACCGCGCGGGGACGGGCGAACTGCACGTCATCACGGTCCCCGAAGACCAGACCGACCAAGCCGTCGACGACGTCCTCGCCGACGAGGACACCAGCCGAACCCGTGCCGCACGCCTCGGCGTCCGGCGCGTCGAAGTTCGCTCCGCTCCTGGCGTCGTTGTCGTGCGCTATATGCCCTGAACGGCGACTAGAACCCGTTTTTCACTCGATTCAGACGGTTCGGCCACGACGGCAGACCGCTCTTCGGACTCACTCGTAAACTAGATAACGCGATATCGAATCGCTCCGACTCGTCGAACACCGTCCCTGGAAGAACTGGTTGTCTATCGGCGGTACCGGTCGCTTCGGGCGAATCGCGCCGCTCGTCGCTCGATACGGCGGACGCAGCCGTCGTCGCTTACGTGTCGTCTGACAGTTCGGACGAGAACGCGACGCCGAACGCGATTCCGACGCCGAGACCGATTGGA harbors:
- a CDS encoding DUF5812 family protein, whose translation is MTDNDPDHSEMDAIRDALADATGGDAGPADTSDGEKEGTFLVTHADDGSAVLRDIASGQVHTLSSNPGVAEGNAVEGVVAPDPPMNVSWQLVEVHERREITIERSEEPPTQQSLDIAADQAVGDLTRRDRAGTGELHVITVPEDQTDQAVDDVLADEDTSRTRAARLGVRRVEVRSAPGVVVVRYMP